GGGCGGCTCATAGCCCTCGGGCATCCAGGCTTCCAGGTCGACGAGTTCGCTCGCCGGCTCTTCGCTCAGCGGCACGCCCCACGCCCTGAAGTACGGTTCGAGGTTCCGCTCCACCGCCCGGCTCATCTGGACGACGAAGCGGTCGCGCTTCTCGTCGTCGCTCTTTGGCAACTCGTCGGCGGATAGCGATTCGTACGAACGGAACGCGCGGTCGAAGGCCTCGAAGCCGAATTCGTGCCAGAGCAGGGCATAGGTCTGCAAGGCCAGGAACGGGTCGCTCTTCCAGCGGTGGAAGGGCGCGCCCTTTTCGATGTGGGCGTACATGGCGCTCAGGGCACGTTCGGGGTCGCTGCGCATCATCTCGCCGTCGAGCGGGTAGCCGTTGACGCGGTGCAGCGCGAGCACGGTGAAGATGTTGACCGTTACCTCGCCCGTGCCGGCGAAGGTCCACATGGGGTTCTGGTGGGCGTGGCCCATCTCGTGGTAGTGGCCCCAGAGCTTGTTCTCGCCGTCGGCGTCAAAGTTCGCGAGGTCGACCATGTCACGCGCGGCGGTCGTGGGGATGACGATCGGCGCGTCGCTGGGGCAGTACATGTAGCCCCAGCTCAGGCGCTTCTCGGCAACGTAGCGGTACTGCCGATCGGGCCAGTGGCGCGACGAGCGCGGCTCGAGGCCCTGCATCGCGCTATGGACCTTGTCCCAGTGTTGCATCACAAGGTCGGGCCGCTCGAGGTCGCGCACGGCCGCGGCGGGCAGCGAGAAGGCCAGTTCGTCGGATTCGAGCTCGGCCCAGGGCGCGGGCAGGTGGCGCAGGTGCTGTTGCCACTCGGCCACGTCGGTGTGGCCCAGGCGGAAGCGTGGCATCTCGACGGCGCCGGCGACCTCGATGGTCACGTCCGCCGGCGCATCGCCCAGGTCGAGGTAGATCGGCCCGCCGATGGGCGAGGCGAGCGTGGCGGCGACGTTCTGCAGGGGCGCGCGGAAGGTGGCCCGGGGCATGCGCACGCGGTCGTCGAAGTCCTGGGGGTCGAGCCAGCAGCCGATCTGTAAGGCCGCGCCGCTTGATTCGCCTTCGATGACTCGGAGCGTGATGGCCTCGCCGGCCGGGGCATACAGGCCCGTGGTGCGCCATCCGGGGATGCCGTCGTTGAGCGTGATCTGTCGGGTCAACCGCGGGGCGCTCTCGGGCACGGCGCCGGGGAAGGCGGCGTGGCTGGGGTGGGCCGCGACCTTGCCGGTGGACGCGGCGAT
This portion of the Phycisphaerales bacterium genome encodes:
- a CDS encoding M60 family metallopeptidase, coding for MISPLRTIAAAAIALATISALAALPARPQPDAIATGGNPASLVVYAQGEPLATLADGTVLAARTVAGEGRVAAIGHGGFLRDDRGQTEAFLDEIMRWLLDGRASTRAWGVPDNMRERLAEAGVTLEAVGGNIDQLDLAGVDLMIASPQAFARAGRLGDLRAWLLGGGALLSAETAWGQIQLGHATGADDLAANELLGEHGILYTERAISPGRDGLYALDADANAAANASAALAVLAGDTEGDVVRAARVARQALAIAPLDGPLIAAADALAERHREELNAAYAAMATTPLRLKDQPLACALLDLEARRATIAASTGKVAAHPSHAAFPGAVPESAPRLTRQITLNDGIPGWRTTGLYAPAGEAITLRVIEGESSGAALQIGCWLDPQDFDDRVRMPRATFRAPLQNVAATLASPIGGPIYLDLGDAPADVTIEVAGAVEMPRFRLGHTDVAEWQQHLRHLPAPWAELESDELAFSLPAAAVRDLERPDLVMQHWDKVHSAMQGLEPRSSRHWPDRQYRYVAEKRLSWGYMYCPSDAPIVIPTTAARDMVDLANFDADGENKLWGHYHEMGHAHQNPMWTFAGTGEVTVNIFTVLALHRVNGYPLDGEMMRSDPERALSAMYAHIEKGAPFHRWKSDPFLALQTYALLWHEFGFEAFDRAFRSYESLSADELPKSDDEKRDRFVVQMSRAVERNLEPYFRAWGVPLSEEPASELVDLEAWMPEGYEPPSR